The Macaca fascicularis isolate 582-1 chromosome 1, T2T-MFA8v1.1 genome includes a window with the following:
- the UBE2J2 gene encoding ubiquitin-conjugating enzyme E2 J2 isoform X3 — MTPYEGGYYHGKLIFPREFPFKPPSIYMITPNGRFKCNTRLCLSITDFHPDTWNPAWSVSTILTGLLSFMVEKGPTLGSIETSDFTKRQLAAQSLAFNLKDKVFCELFPEVVEEIKQKQKAQDELSSKPQTLPLPDVVPDGETHLAQNGIQLLNGHAPGAVPNLAGLQQANRHHGLLGGALANLFVIVGFAAFAYTVKYVLRSIAQE, encoded by the exons GTGGCTATTATCATGGAAAACTAATTTTTCCCAGAGAATTTCCTTTCAAACCTCCTAGTATTTATATGATAACTCCCAATGGAAGATTTAAGTGCAACACCAG GCTGTGTCTTTCTATCACGGATTTCCACCCGGACACGTGGAACCCAGCCTGGTCTGTCTCCACCATCCTGACCGGGCTCCTGAGCTTCATGGTGGAGAAGGGCCCCACCCTGGGCAGTATAGAGACGTCGGACTTCACG AAAAGACAACTGGCAGCGCAGAGTTTAGCGTTCAATTTGAAAGATAAAGTCTTTTGTGAATTATTTCCTGAAGTTGTggag gaaattaaacaaaaacagaaagcacaAGACGAACTCAGTAGCAAACCCCAGACTCTTCCCTTGCCAGACGTGGTTCCAGACGGGGAGACGCACCTCGCACAGAATGGGATTCAGCTTCTCAACGGGCATGCGCCGGGGGCCGTCCCGAACCTCGCGGGGCTCCAGCAGGCCAACCGGCACCACGGACTCCTGGGCGGCGCCCTGGCGAACTTGTTTGTTATAGTCGGGTTTGCAGCCTTTGCCTACACGGTCAAGTACGTGCTGAGGAGCATCGCGCAGGAGTGA
- the UBE2J2 gene encoding ubiquitin-conjugating enzyme E2 J2 isoform X4, with translation MITPNGRFKCNTRLCLSITDFHPDTWNPAWSVSTILTGLLSFMVEKGPTLGSIETSDFTKRQLAAQSLAFNLKDKVFCELFPEVVEEIKQKQKAQDELSSKPQTLPLPDVVPDGETHLAQNGIQLLNGHAPGAVPNLAGLQQANRHHGLLGGALANLFVIVGFAAFAYTVKYVLRSIAQE, from the exons ATGATAACTCCCAATGGAAGATTTAAGTGCAACACCAG GCTGTGTCTTTCTATCACGGATTTCCACCCGGACACGTGGAACCCAGCCTGGTCTGTCTCCACCATCCTGACCGGGCTCCTGAGCTTCATGGTGGAGAAGGGCCCCACCCTGGGCAGTATAGAGACGTCGGACTTCACG AAAAGACAACTGGCAGCGCAGAGTTTAGCGTTCAATTTGAAAGATAAAGTCTTTTGTGAATTATTTCCTGAAGTTGTggag gaaattaaacaaaaacagaaagcacaAGACGAACTCAGTAGCAAACCCCAGACTCTTCCCTTGCCAGACGTGGTTCCAGACGGGGAGACGCACCTCGCACAGAATGGGATTCAGCTTCTCAACGGGCATGCGCCGGGGGCCGTCCCGAACCTCGCGGGGCTCCAGCAGGCCAACCGGCACCACGGACTCCTGGGCGGCGCCCTGGCGAACTTGTTTGTTATAGTCGGGTTTGCAGCCTTTGCCTACACGGTCAAGTACGTGCTGAGGAGCATCGCGCAGGAGTGA